The Sulfurihydrogenibium sp. YO3AOP1 genome has a window encoding:
- a CDS encoding glycosyltransferase N-terminal domain-containing protein — protein MFKLIYSLLYALALIIVLPVLYLYYKKKGYDFHLKERFLLKKIDTQKPTIWIHCASVGEIKTALPIINYLKTYQDYELLITILSVRAYDFAVKNLNGIKITYLPFDLSFLIKKFIKHYKPKILIIQEAEFWFNLITTSCKYIPVISINTSISEKSKRNITRFRFYFKPILNSFSKIIVRTKEDKEFLSQFVNPSKINVCGNLKLLSEVRHKEVNLEKAKKIILGASTHSPEEEILIKVYKEIKDDQTMLILAPRHLERINEIINLIKNHGLSYGLRSKNSSLDAQVYIIDTMGELASFFKYADAVFVGGTIASIGGHNILEPILSRKKVIIGKNYFKIKDLVELAKSIDAVDIIENEIELKNTILKHLKNNNIDIDLEVLRKDIYNCYIKSIKEVLNG, from the coding sequence ATGTTTAAATTGATTTACAGCCTTTTGTATGCATTAGCTTTAATAATTGTCTTACCTGTTTTATACTTATACTACAAAAAGAAAGGATACGATTTTCATCTTAAAGAGAGATTTTTACTAAAAAAAATAGATACACAAAAGCCTACAATTTGGATACACTGTGCAAGCGTTGGAGAGATAAAAACAGCTCTGCCAATAATAAACTATCTAAAAACTTACCAAGACTATGAATTATTAATAACAATCCTTTCAGTTAGAGCTTACGATTTTGCGGTCAAAAATCTAAACGGTATAAAAATTACATATCTTCCATTTGATTTATCTTTCTTAATAAAAAAATTTATAAAACACTACAAGCCAAAGATTTTAATCATCCAAGAGGCTGAATTTTGGTTTAATTTAATTACAACTTCTTGTAAATACATTCCGGTAATTTCAATAAACACAAGCATTTCAGAAAAATCAAAGAGAAATATCACAAGATTTAGATTTTACTTTAAGCCTATTTTAAATAGCTTCTCTAAAATTATTGTCAGAACAAAAGAAGATAAGGAATTTTTATCTCAGTTTGTAAATCCTTCTAAAATAAATGTCTGCGGAAATTTAAAATTATTATCAGAAGTAAGGCATAAAGAAGTAAACTTAGAAAAAGCAAAAAAAATCATTCTTGGAGCAAGTACTCATAGTCCGGAAGAAGAGATTTTAATCAAAGTTTATAAAGAGATAAAAGATGACCAAACAATGCTTATTCTTGCACCAAGACATTTAGAAAGAATCAATGAGATTATTAATCTTATTAAAAATCACGGTTTAAGCTATGGTTTAAGAAGTAAAAATAGTAGTTTAGATGCCCAAGTTTATATAATTGATACAATGGGAGAGCTTGCATCATTTTTTAAATATGCCGATGCTGTATTTGTAGGCGGAACGATTGCAAGCATCGGCGGACATAACATTTTAGAGCCAATTCTAAGCAGAAAAAAAGTTATAATAGGTAAAAACTACTTTAAAATCAAAGACTTGGTAGAACTTGCCAAAAGCATTGATGCGGTTGATATTATAGAAAACGAAATAGAGCTTAAAAATACAATTTTAAAACATCTAAAAAATAATAACATTGACATTGACTTAGAGGTTTTAAGAAAAGATATTTATAACTGTTATATCAAATCAATAAAAGAGGTTTTAAATGGATAG
- the fetB gene encoding iron export ABC transporter permease subunit FetB: protein MNIEYKFFLSYALVLISMYIIYKEKIGLEKDVLISSIRAFFQLLILGYALIYILKLSNPFELTLILFFMILFATFTAQRTVKIYDGYKIAFLSIFLSSFIIIGILVLLGVLQLKANEIVPIGGMIIGNALNAYTQTIERFRSDVKNNLDLIEAFLAIGASLKEAEKIQIRNSIKAAMIPILNNLKTLGIIWIPGITAGMVLAGADPLQAVFFQLVIMYSMLSVAVFTSYFATNLSYKKILWSL from the coding sequence TTGAATATTGAGTATAAATTTTTTCTCTCTTATGCTCTTGTACTGATTTCAATGTACATAATCTACAAAGAGAAGATAGGGTTAGAAAAAGATGTATTAATTAGCAGCATTAGGGCCTTTTTTCAGCTTTTGATACTTGGCTATGCTTTAATATACATTCTAAAGCTTTCTAATCCATTTGAGCTAACTTTAATATTATTTTTTATGATATTATTTGCAACATTTACAGCACAAAGAACAGTTAAAATTTACGATGGTTACAAAATTGCGTTTTTATCAATATTTCTGTCTTCATTTATAATTATAGGAATCTTAGTTTTGCTTGGAGTTTTACAGTTAAAGGCCAATGAGATTGTTCCAATCGGTGGAATGATTATAGGCAATGCTTTGAATGCTTATACTCAAACGATAGAAAGATTTAGAAGTGATGTTAAAAATAATTTAGATTTAATAGAAGCTTTTCTTGCTATTGGTGCATCTTTAAAAGAAGCAGAAAAAATTCAGATTAGAAACTCTATTAAAGCAGCAATGATACCTATCTTAAACAATCTTAAAACTCTTGGCATCATATGGATACCGGGCATCACAGCAGGTATGGTATTAGCCGGAGCTGATCCATTGCAGGCTGTATTTTTCCAGCTTGTAATTATGTATAGTATGCTAAGCGTTGCAGTTTTTACTTCTTATTTTGCAACAAATTTATCTTATAAAAAGATACTATGGTCATTGTGA
- a CDS encoding thioredoxin family protein has translation MALMYSVDIPLGTRMPDFELKDTFGNVYKSDDLYGEKGLLVVFICNHCPYAIAVWPRLIRLSKYAKELGINTVAINPNIHPNYPEDAPEKMIEKIKEWGIPFPYLIDETQEVAKAFKAQCTPDIYLFDKDHKLVYHGRIDDNWQDESKVTKEELKEAITNLAEGKPINPVQYPSMGCSIKWRE, from the coding sequence ATGGCTTTAATGTATTCAGTTGATATACCACTTGGAACAAGAATGCCAGATTTTGAACTAAAAGACACATTCGGTAATGTTTATAAAAGTGATGACCTGTATGGTGAAAAAGGGTTATTGGTAGTCTTTATTTGCAATCACTGCCCCTATGCTATTGCTGTATGGCCAAGGTTAATAAGATTGTCTAAATACGCAAAAGAACTTGGTATAAATACAGTTGCAATAAATCCAAATATCCATCCAAATTATCCAGAAGATGCACCGGAGAAAATGATAGAAAAGATAAAAGAATGGGGAATTCCATTTCCTTATCTAATAGACGAAACTCAAGAAGTAGCAAAAGCTTTTAAAGCACAGTGTACACCAGATATTTATCTATTTGATAAAGACCATAAGCTTGTATATCATGGAAGAATTGATGATAATTGGCAAGATGAATCAAAAGTTACAAAAGAAGAATTAAAAGAAGCGATTACAAACTTAGCAGAAGGAAAACCAATAAACCCGGTTCAGTATCCATCAATGGGATGTTCTATAAAATGGAGAGAATAA
- the aroD gene encoding type I 3-dehydroquinate dehydratase: MFKKTPMIALPITDKDLEITLNNAIINSIDIIELRIDQFENKELNHIKEVANKVKYYDFYTIATVRSKLEGGSDIPDSERLKIFNAVIDFVDIIDIEYTSTNIKEKVKEIAKSKGKLLLMSYHDFEKTPTEDEIQKLIDDCKIQGADIVKYAFKANTFEDVARVMCITNKNKDKNIVAISMGEIGKITRVTGFMFGSLITYTYIGQSFAPGQIEVKKLNELIEFFKGG; this comes from the coding sequence ATGTTTAAAAAAACACCAATGATTGCACTGCCCATAACAGACAAAGATTTAGAAATCACATTAAACAATGCAATTATAAATAGTATCGATATTATTGAACTACGTATAGACCAATTTGAAAACAAAGAATTAAATCACATAAAAGAAGTGGCTAATAAAGTTAAGTATTATGATTTTTATACCATCGCAACCGTAAGAAGTAAGTTAGAAGGAGGGTCAGATATACCGGATTCTGAAAGATTGAAAATCTTCAATGCTGTTATTGATTTTGTTGATATCATAGATATAGAGTACACATCAACAAACATAAAAGAAAAAGTTAAAGAAATTGCCAAAAGCAAAGGTAAATTGCTTTTAATGTCTTATCATGATTTTGAAAAAACACCGACAGAAGATGAAATCCAAAAATTAATTGACGATTGTAAAATCCAAGGAGCAGATATAGTAAAATATGCCTTTAAAGCCAATACCTTTGAAGATGTGGCAAGGGTTATGTGTATCACTAATAAAAATAAGGATAAAAATATTGTTGCTATATCAATGGGTGAGATTGGCAAAATTACAAGAGTGACTGGATTTATGTTTGGAAGTTTGATAACATATACGTATATAGGACAATCTTTCGCACCAGGTCAAATAGAAGTTAAAAAACTAAATGAATTAATAGAATTTTTCAAAGGAGGTTAA
- a CDS encoding DUF29 domain-containing protein has protein sequence MATKTVSKEELKSLYDKDFYKWIIENVELLKNKEFDLVDWDNVIEELESMGRSELRSVISFMAIILEHLYKWENFRENENMGNSWVRSILSSRNQIYDLFEESPSLKNKAKEEIELAWKSAVRRLINWFKYPENKHLANKYFGRKPTEKDFPEKCSYTFNQILEYEPWEEKNV, from the coding sequence ATGGCTACAAAAACTGTCAGTAAAGAAGAGCTAAAATCATTATACGATAAAGATTTCTACAAGTGGATAATAGAAAACGTAGAACTTCTTAAAAACAAAGAGTTTGATTTGGTAGACTGGGACAATGTGATAGAGGAGCTTGAGAGTATGGGAAGAAGCGAACTTAGAAGTGTAATTAGTTTTATGGCTATTATCTTAGAGCATCTTTATAAATGGGAGAACTTTAGAGAAAATGAAAACATGGGAAATAGCTGGGTTAGAAGTATTCTTTCATCAAGAAATCAGATTTATGACTTATTTGAAGAAAGCCCCTCATTAAAGAATAAAGCAAAAGAAGAAATTGAATTAGCTTGGAAAAGTGCAGTTAGAAGATTGATTAACTGGTTTAAATATCCAGAAAATAAACATTTAGCAAACAAATATTTCGGAAGAAAGCCAACAGAAAAAGATTTTCCGGAAAAATGTTCATATACTTTTAACCAGATTTTAGAATACGAACCATGGGAGGAAAAGAATGTTTAA
- a CDS encoding ATP-binding protein yields the protein MSKQQILNDILKKLDLILSAYIKEPFIEDSLLKEYSAFLFYNSALQPVKYYAKVNIDNLIGIDYQKQEIVKNTEKFVKGLPANNVLLWGERGTGKSSLVKAMLPMFADKGLKIIQVLKEDILNIFKLYPIIKNQDAYFILFIDDLSFESDEKDFKEFKTILDGGLFEIPENMLFYVTSNKKNLIPIKFSDREDSQYTRQSDILEEKLSLVDRFGLRLGFFKFDKENFIKLVKHYATIYNINMDERLLIEKALAYAIEYGTYNGRTALNFIKSL from the coding sequence ATGAGTAAACAGCAGATACTTAACGATATACTAAAAAAGCTTGACCTTATACTGTCAGCTTACATTAAAGAGCCGTTTATTGAAGACTCTTTATTAAAAGAATATTCAGCGTTTTTATTTTATAACTCAGCTCTACAGCCAGTTAAATATTATGCAAAAGTAAATATAGATAATCTAATAGGCATAGATTATCAAAAACAAGAGATAGTTAAAAATACAGAAAAGTTTGTAAAAGGACTGCCGGCAAATAACGTATTACTTTGGGGAGAAAGAGGCACAGGAAAATCTTCCTTAGTAAAGGCTATGCTTCCAATGTTTGCCGATAAAGGCTTAAAAATCATCCAAGTATTAAAAGAAGATATTTTAAACATATTTAAACTTTATCCTATCATAAAAAATCAAGATGCTTACTTTATTCTATTTATAGATGACCTTTCGTTTGAAAGTGATGAGAAAGACTTTAAAGAGTTTAAAACAATTCTTGATGGTGGACTTTTTGAAATTCCTGAAAATATGCTATTTTATGTCACTTCAAATAAGAAAAATCTAATTCCTATCAAATTTTCAGATAGAGAGGATAGTCAGTACACAAGACAATCAGATATATTGGAAGAAAAACTATCTCTTGTGGATAGGTTTGGTTTAAGACTTGGATTTTTTAAATTTGACAAAGAAAATTTTATCAAATTAGTTAAACATTATGCCACCATTTACAACATTAACATGGACGAAAGACTACTGATAGAAAAAGCATTAGCCTATGCAATAGAATATGGGACTTACAACGGAAGAACAGCATTAAACTTTATAAAGAGTCTGTAA
- the hemN gene encoding oxygen-independent coproporphyrinogen III oxidase, whose amino-acid sequence MEFLSQKVEFDIDMIKKYDKPAPRYTSYPPATEFTPDIDKAEYVKKIIQSNERKTPLSLYFHIPFCENACHFCGCNVIITRRKEVVKPYLDHIYKEMDLYKTLIDANNRKVVQLHWGGGTPNYLSDEETVELFDEIKKRFQIDEKAEISIEIDPRHVDRDRIFLLRKIGFNRASFGIQDFNPKVQQAVNRIQPEEMILNVMKWFREAGFESVNIDLIYGLPYQTLETFSDTIDKTIKLNPDRIAVFNFAYVPWLKRLQRNIDEKTLPPPEEKLKILQMTIEKLTKSGYVFIGMDHFAKPNDELAIAQRERTLHRNFQGYTTKAEAELFGFGATSISMLYDAYVQNYKVLREYYEPIENSQLPIERGVYLAQDDIIRREVIMKLMCHFRLIKSEIEEKFNIKFDEYFKQELESLKEMEEDGLLILYPGRIDVSPIGRLLIRNIASTFDVYLRNKKERRFSKAI is encoded by the coding sequence ATGGAATTTTTATCTCAAAAAGTAGAGTTCGATATTGATATGATAAAGAAATACGATAAGCCAGCACCAAGATATACCAGTTATCCACCGGCTACAGAATTTACACCAGATATAGATAAAGCTGAGTATGTAAAGAAAATAATCCAATCTAATGAAAGAAAAACGCCATTATCTCTATATTTCCATATACCTTTTTGTGAAAATGCTTGTCATTTTTGTGGCTGTAATGTAATCATTACAAGAAGAAAAGAAGTAGTTAAGCCTTATTTAGACCATATTTATAAAGAGATGGACCTATATAAAACCCTTATTGATGCTAACAATAGAAAAGTTGTTCAGCTTCATTGGGGTGGTGGTACTCCAAACTATCTTTCAGATGAAGAGACAGTAGAACTTTTTGATGAGATTAAAAAAAGATTTCAAATAGATGAAAAAGCAGAAATATCAATAGAAATAGACCCAAGACATGTTGATAGAGATAGAATTTTCCTACTGAGAAAGATAGGTTTTAACAGAGCAAGCTTTGGAATTCAAGACTTTAATCCAAAAGTACAACAGGCGGTAAACAGAATCCAGCCAGAAGAGATGATTTTAAACGTTATGAAATGGTTCAGAGAAGCAGGCTTTGAAAGTGTAAACATAGATTTAATCTATGGACTACCTTATCAGACACTTGAAACCTTTTCAGATACAATAGATAAAACAATTAAATTAAACCCGGATAGGATCGCAGTTTTTAACTTTGCATATGTTCCATGGCTTAAAAGATTACAAAGAAATATAGATGAAAAAACTCTTCCGCCACCGGAGGAAAAACTAAAAATTCTCCAAATGACAATAGAAAAGCTTACAAAATCAGGCTATGTGTTCATCGGTATGGACCACTTTGCAAAGCCGAATGATGAGTTGGCAATAGCACAAAGAGAAAGAACTCTTCATAGAAACTTCCAAGGATACACAACAAAGGCAGAAGCTGAGCTTTTTGGATTTGGAGCTACCTCTATAAGCATGCTTTATGACGCTTACGTTCAAAACTACAAAGTTTTAAGAGAATATTATGAGCCAATAGAAAACAGTCAGCTACCAATAGAAAGAGGAGTCTATCTAGCACAAGATGATATTATTAGAAGAGAAGTTATAATGAAGCTCATGTGTCATTTTAGACTAATAAAATCAGAAATAGAAGAAAAATTCAACATAAAATTTGATGAGTATTTTAAACAAGAATTAGAAAGCTTAAAAGAAATGGAGGAAGATGGACTGTTGATATTATATCCAGGCAGAATAGACGTGTCGCCTATTGGAAGACTTCTAATCAGAAATATCGCATCTACTTTTGATGTATATTTAAGAAACAAAAAAGAAAGAAGATTTTCAAAGGCTATATGA
- a CDS encoding tetratricopeptide repeat protein gives MSVASEAYHLLNKAIYHYENENFEMAITLLDEAILLDPEIPEVHYWRGKVATHDLNQESLEVAIVELSEAIRLKPDYADAYFERGRVYIQKGEFEEAKKDLEKAIQLNPKLKEAYSLLAQIELISGNDEKAMKYLEKVSHQEGDDRYYYSLGKIFYNAGKYQPAIEQFNRTIEKNKYFVDAYVYKAHALANIGNYQEAIENLKKAIILVPEEISYFIDMAKYYFEIGKQKAKEGNNIEAAENFIKGLQIDYNLKIEKEYIPVIMKAVKELLENKNYKEALELIDQLELIVKELEYAEFKEDFDKLKKEVMKSLPLKEKIVKFVMDIYTK, from the coding sequence ATGAGTGTTGCAAGCGAAGCTTACCACCTATTAAACAAAGCTATTTATCATTACGAAAATGAAAATTTTGAGATGGCAATTACTTTATTAGACGAAGCTATTTTGTTAGACCCAGAAATTCCAGAGGTTCATTATTGGAGAGGTAAAGTTGCAACCCATGACCTAAACCAAGAAAGTTTGGAAGTTGCAATTGTTGAACTATCAGAAGCAATTAGATTAAAACCAGATTATGCAGATGCCTATTTTGAAAGAGGTAGAGTCTATATACAAAAAGGAGAGTTTGAAGAGGCCAAAAAAGATTTAGAAAAAGCAATCCAGTTAAATCCAAAACTAAAAGAAGCGTATTCTCTTCTTGCACAGATAGAGCTTATATCTGGAAATGATGAGAAAGCAATGAAATATCTTGAAAAAGTTTCTCATCAAGAAGGGGATGATAGATACTATTACTCTCTTGGTAAAATCTTTTATAACGCCGGTAAATATCAGCCAGCTATTGAACAATTTAATAGGACTATAGAAAAAAATAAGTATTTCGTGGATGCTTATGTTTATAAAGCTCATGCCTTGGCAAATATTGGAAATTATCAAGAAGCAATAGAAAATTTGAAAAAGGCAATAATTTTAGTTCCAGAAGAGATTAGTTATTTTATTGATATGGCAAAATACTATTTTGAGATAGGAAAGCAAAAAGCTAAGGAAGGTAATAATATTGAAGCAGCAGAGAATTTTATAAAAGGTCTACAGATTGATTACAATCTCAAAATAGAAAAAGAATACATTCCGGTTATCATGAAAGCTGTTAAAGAACTTTTAGAAAATAAAAATTATAAAGAAGCCTTAGAATTGATAGACCAATTAGAGCTTATTGTAAAAGAGTTAGAGTATGCAGAATTTAAAGAAGATTTTGATAAACTAAAAAAAGAAGTAATGAAATCTTTACCATTGAAGGAGAAAATTGTAAAGTTTGTGATGGATATATACACTAAATAA
- a CDS encoding translocation/assembly module TamB domain-containing protein gives MKKVIKIIKDNKYVKFAIKVFLNLTSVFIFLSIIILISLYVISNYRLILNQFGIFIEDDCNLSKNQFYCNYIKITDKKEFDVNLEKVSGTFNLKSLFNTEPILDLNIENLKGTYINDLKAPPSKKIDGIFYTYLITNYVSANIKNGEFLVKNIEENADLNIKNISLYNIDNGIYVKNDVSIDYLKSGKTYNFIIKNQSNNPALTVYPNKLITKNISITTSYFKPENPNLLIKQLILNDDKTFKIDANLKASNLVYESINLINLNADLNIEKKKDVKVSFNGNVAKILRENISVTNQKFDGELELIEKDKTFLKGKLKSSINNLIADNMSFGELNLDLKFDYDKSQKITGKLSSNFANGSFDFNEKRLILDLNTSSIKNVLSLLKHKDEILSSIDGSANLKIDYPLDSKILKFEIKSNNPTFLGFKYESLSGSGNVDLKNYSMSFSGNSFSKTSKLDFNGSVNQFNSENLNFKVSLSFDNTILENLMFLKNIPIKGVVNGSGVIFGNLKSFEINLNGLAKSFSYEEINLSNVNYSLNFKDKNLTVNGNYQSSLNYVVNADLNKNKTDINLVLKDFDLSPVYPFLKKHVEILNRFNVYKSSGNVDISIENKQWNVKLDLQDIKAQEKEFNIPLNIKLSGMITEKLKDLKITAQANKFNFKDYFIDDLNLDLKLLNDRLNYSLKINSSNLNDKFKNLSLLADGLYSISENKINGNLSSSLNIPNGKLSFSGRISGGLDKYDGSLKISILKDGKETVINPKISGDKDKLVANIDGLNYEINKRIKLNTGDGILIINFNKDDFSKSSGIIEIKDFEIKENELSLIKLKELKGIIKDISIQFSNLYFEGIAKGYINKLIYNLDNEILDVLVKGELDKRYISQFLKYVILDGKVSFVYGYNGKIDKILEDSELNLIGNNMNLKTPYISNIVSIDKFNIKMKDLLYVDIKGNTRSSFGDSYIQIIGNINPDAKIGAIKIISQVLPVKYQNMFNSVLNTNTDVKIEKDKILINSLNQTTGKIKIEPEFFTKESKEEKPEFLKNINLNVKINTFSPIFVEGSWGKVYAEGKLDITGTAYNPIVNGNIRINYGKVDFLKVKYNVDYIDLKIINNKAYVSGRLSTQVSGTYIYVNLSGPAENIKYDFFSTPPKSKDEILTLLLIKQTPEQLASSGLFNILGGVAKILSPFKEESEESGLFGTGFNVNVIPSYNPTQGITFNVYVQKYLTRKIYLGLSRPVGNTLNTFGWYEGGYRFTERSSFVIKFFENNARSGEITFTLPFDF, from the coding sequence ATGAAAAAAGTGATAAAAATCATAAAAGATAATAAATATGTAAAGTTTGCTATAAAAGTTTTTCTAAATCTTACTTCAGTATTTATTTTTTTATCAATCATAATCTTAATTTCTTTGTATGTGATTTCTAACTATAGGTTAATTCTTAATCAGTTTGGAATTTTCATAGAAGATGATTGTAATTTATCAAAAAATCAATTTTATTGTAATTATATAAAAATAACAGACAAAAAAGAATTTGACGTTAACTTAGAAAAAGTCAGCGGAACATTTAATCTAAAAAGTTTATTCAACACAGAACCTATTTTAGATTTAAACATTGAAAACCTAAAAGGCACATACATAAATGATTTAAAAGCTCCTCCATCTAAAAAGATTGATGGAATTTTTTACACTTACCTAATCACTAACTATGTATCAGCAAACATAAAGAATGGTGAATTTTTAGTCAAGAACATAGAAGAAAATGCAGATTTAAACATAAAGAATATAAGCTTGTACAATATTGATAATGGCATTTATGTTAAAAATGATGTTTCTATAGATTATTTAAAGTCAGGAAAAACTTATAATTTCATCATAAAAAATCAATCAAATAATCCGGCTTTGACTGTGTATCCAAATAAACTAATCACAAAAAATATATCCATTACAACATCTTACTTTAAACCAGAAAATCCAAATTTATTGATAAAACAACTTATTTTAAATGATGACAAAACTTTTAAAATAGATGCAAATCTTAAAGCATCAAATCTTGTTTATGAGAGTATCAACCTTATAAATCTTAATGCTGATTTAAACATAGAAAAAAAGAAAGATGTAAAAGTTTCTTTTAATGGAAATGTTGCAAAGATATTACGCGAAAATATAAGCGTTACTAATCAAAAGTTTGATGGAGAATTAGAGTTAATTGAAAAAGATAAAACTTTCTTAAAAGGTAAGTTAAAAAGCAGCATTAATAATCTGATTGCTGATAATATGTCATTTGGAGAGTTGAATTTAGATTTAAAATTCGATTATGATAAATCTCAAAAAATTACTGGGAAATTAAGCTCAAATTTTGCAAATGGAAGCTTTGACTTTAACGAAAAAAGACTAATTTTAGACTTAAATACTTCATCAATTAAAAATGTTTTATCTCTGTTAAAACATAAAGATGAAATTCTTAGCTCTATTGACGGCTCGGCGAATTTAAAGATTGATTATCCGTTAGACTCTAAAATCTTAAAATTTGAAATAAAATCAAACAATCCAACATTTTTAGGCTTTAAATATGAATCTTTAAGCGGTAGTGGTAATGTAGACTTAAAAAATTATAGTATGTCATTTTCTGGAAACTCCTTTTCAAAGACTTCAAAATTAGATTTTAACGGAAGTGTAAATCAGTTTAATTCAGAAAATCTAAACTTTAAGGTTAGTCTATCATTTGATAATACAATTCTTGAAAATTTAATGTTTTTAAAAAATATCCCAATCAAAGGAGTAGTTAATGGTAGCGGTGTAATTTTCGGAAATTTAAAATCTTTTGAAATAAATCTAAATGGATTGGCTAAATCTTTTAGTTATGAAGAAATTAATCTAAGCAATGTCAATTACTCATTAAATTTCAAAGATAAAAATCTAACTGTAAATGGAAATTATCAAAGCAGTCTTAATTATGTTGTTAATGCTGATTTGAATAAGAATAAAACAGATATAAATCTTGTGCTTAAAGATTTTGACCTATCTCCTGTATATCCATTCTTGAAAAAGCATGTTGAAATTTTAAATAGATTTAATGTGTATAAATCTTCTGGAAATGTCGATATATCTATTGAAAATAAGCAGTGGAATGTAAAGTTAGACTTGCAAGACATAAAAGCTCAAGAAAAGGAATTTAATATACCTTTAAACATTAAACTCTCTGGAATGATTACGGAAAAATTAAAAGATTTAAAAATAACAGCCCAAGCTAATAAGTTTAACTTCAAAGACTACTTTATAGACGATTTAAATTTAGATTTAAAGCTTTTAAATGATAGGTTGAATTATTCGCTGAAAATAAATTCAAGTAATCTAAATGATAAATTCAAAAACCTTAGCCTTTTAGCAGATGGATTATATTCAATTTCAGAAAATAAGATAAACGGAAATCTATCTTCAAGCCTAAATATACCAAATGGAAAGCTAAGTTTCAGCGGAAGAATTTCTGGCGGATTAGATAAATATGACGGTAGCTTAAAAATATCCATTTTAAAAGATGGTAAAGAAACAGTCATAAATCCAAAAATAAGTGGAGATAAAGACAAATTAGTTGCAAATATTGATGGATTAAATTATGAAATAAATAAAAGAATTAAACTAAATACTGGTGATGGAATATTAATCATCAACTTTAATAAAGATGATTTTTCAAAAAGTAGTGGAATAATAGAAATAAAAGATTTTGAAATAAAAGAAAATGAACTTTCTTTAATAAAGCTAAAGGAATTAAAAGGTATTATTAAAGATATAAGTATTCAGTTTTCAAACCTATACTTTGAAGGCATCGCAAAAGGCTATATAAATAAGCTAATTTATAATCTTGACAATGAAATCTTAGATGTTTTGGTAAAAGGTGAACTTGACAAAAGATATATCTCTCAGTTTTTAAAGTACGTTATTTTAGACGGTAAAGTTAGTTTTGTTTATGGGTACAATGGAAAAATTGACAAGATTTTAGAAGATAGTGAATTAAACCTAATTGGCAATAATATGAATCTAAAAACTCCTTACATATCAAATATCGTAAGTATAGATAAGTTTAATATTAAAATGAAAGATTTGTTATATGTTGATATAAAGGGAAATACAAGGTCGTCTTTCGGAGATAGTTATATCCAAATAATTGGAAATATAAATCCTGACGCTAAAATAGGAGCTATTAAGATAATTTCTCAGGTTCTACCGGTTAAATATCAAAACATGTTTAACAGTGTTTTAAATACAAATACAGATGTAAAAATTGAAAAAGATAAAATTCTTATAAACAGCTTAAATCAAACAACAGGAAAAATAAAAATTGAGCCTGAATTCTTTACAAAAGAATCAAAAGAAGAAAAGCCTGAATTTTTGAAAAATATAAATTTAAACGTAAAAATCAATACTTTCTCTCCTATCTTTGTTGAAGGAAGCTGGGGAAAAGTTTATGCAGAAGGTAAATTAGATATCACAGGAACAGCATATAATCCAATCGTAAATGGAAATATAAGAATCAATTATGGAAAGGTTGACTTTTTAAAAGTCAAATACAACGTTGATTACATTGATTTAAAAATAATAAATAATAAAGCATATGTAAGCGGAAGATTGTCAACGCAAGTATCCGGAACTTATATTTATGTAAATCTATCAGGACCGGCTGAAAATATAAAATATGATTTCTTCTCAACCCCACCAAAATCAAAAGATGAAATACTTACTTTGCTATTAATAAAACAAACACCTGAACAGTTAGCATCAAGCGGTCTATTTAATATTCTTGGTGGTGTTGCAAAAATTTTATCACCGTTTAAAGAAGAAAGTGAAGAATCAGGACTGTTTGGAACAGGGTTTAATGTAAATGTTATTCCATCTTACAACCCTACACAGGGTATTACGTTTAACGTCTACGTACAAAAATACCTTACAAGAAAAATCTATTTAGGCTTATCAAGACCTGTTGGAAACACTTTGAATACTTTTGGTTGGTATGAAGGTGGATATAGATTCACAGAAAGAAGTTCTTTTGTAATTAAATTCTTTGAAAACAATGCAAGGTCTGGAGAAATTACGTTTACATTACCGTTTGATTTTTAA